Part of the Plasmodium knowlesi strain H genome assembly, chromosome: 11 genome is shown below.
GTGGGaccataataaaaaaaggaaaggaaaaaaaaaaaaaaaaaaaaaaaagaaagaaaaatgctcACCTGGGGATGAACAATCTACATTCATAGGCAATTAGTACTTATAGTCGCGTTCCCATTTTGTCAAATCCCCAGGGAGAGCAATCACGCGGTGATTTCTTCTctgacaaggaaaaaaaaaattggactGTTCGCAGCATCCCTTAAAAAGggcttcatattttttaagaaaaaaatgttggaaaagaagaaaattcacctgctaaaaaaaaaaaaaaaattaaaacaagtACACAATTTTGACACGGAAAATTTTTGAgtgtaaaattttcataGTCAAGTtgacaaattaaaaatgaccCTTCTGGGAAATACAAACAAAGATTCTCTGTTCTTCCCAGCCGCTATACACAAATGTGTGCTCGcacatggagaaaaatgtgtCCATGTTcgtttcacattttttaagggCGCATACTGTGTGTACTCCTTTGTTCGCCTTAAAGTGGACGGTGTGAAGGTTAAACGGGAAGGTAACCAAAGAGCAATTTGGCGGGACGTGGCAGCACATTCGACTCCTCCTGTACAGTCGCATATCATTTCCAGTAGCTCAAAGTGTAGTTTTCGACGTGCTTTAGGTCCAAATGCTTCTACTCATCTGCAAACCATGGCCACAAAATGGGAACTCAAAAAAACCGAGAGAGTCCCCATGGACAAGAAGTCGTAACGAATTGTACTACGCCACTATAGATGGTAACACAATCAgtggtggaagaaaaaaaaaaaaaaaaaaaaactactcTTATGAAGGCAACATATGCCACATTAttatgaagtaaaaaaaaaggggcacaaAAGAAGGTCCACCTTTGCATAACAAACTGAGCttccaaatgggaaaaaattaaaagattcGTATTTGGTTTTATTCTCTGGAAAATGCGCACAAGTCATGTATACAAACAAAGGATGTGtgtgcctttttcttttttatcatcatGTTTTgatgttcatttcttttcctttttcagtatacttaattttctttaaagaggaaaattttttattaatttttaaacaaatttatcagacggcaaaaaaaaaaaaaaaaaaaaaaaaaaaaaaaaatagccttATAAAAAAGGCGTTGtaatatgtgtacacaaaaaattatggcTTAAAAATGCAATAGCAACCAAATTATCATatttgaattaaaaaaaaaaaaaaaaaaaaaaggaaattaacaACGTGGCTAATTTAATACTATTGATACATAaacatattatattttactaAACCGTATTTTTGCATGATTCTTTACATGTCCAAATTATGAATTTTCGAGAAGAGTGTTTAGTGCCAGGGTTTCATTCCAATCGGCATTTATTAAGGCATTCtgcagaggaaaaaaaaaaaaaaaataaaaataaaatatatatatatatatatatatatatatatatatatatatatatataaaaggaaaaaaagaaaaagaaataaagaggggggagggggggaaagtacTGAGAAACTTTCTCCACAAGTTACATATATTCTTTATCGCGTTGCACAAGACAAGTATTTTGCGTAATTTCTTGTGTGTACGATCATGGCTGCACATTTGGCAAAAAGGAGCCGTATGCATGCACGTGCTTGTGCACTCTTAGGGACCTTCGCCTGGTCCTCCGTAAATCCCATTTCGGTGATCTTCTTAATCTGAacggggtgaaaaaaaaaaaaaaaaaaaaaaaaaaaatgaaatatccTATATTTATCTCCCTCAACGTATTAAAAGGTTCGACTCAAAATGGCATCTCCTATTCTGCTGTTGCGTAATTACAATGACTTCTCTTGGCTCGAGTTTTGGGCCCGTGGCAAAAGTCTTCGTCCACACACTGAATGGGGAaaacggggaaaaaaaaaaaaataaataaaagaattcgTAATAAAACACCACTCgttgaggaagaaataaccATAAGAGAGATACACTCTGCAGATGCACCTCCTCCCCAAAAGGGGTTATCAAaatggtgtgtgtgtgtgtgcatttttcttgtGCTAAGAACCTGgctgtttttaaaaatagggAATAGTTCtctttgtacatttttgctACTTCTGCGTCTTGGGGGTCATctacagaaaaagaaaacgggAAATTCAcacaggaaggaaataaaattttatatgcACAATCGCAGTGCGTATATGTATCTGATTCGCCGTACAAATatatccttcattttgtaaactCTAACATGGTTTGAAATTTCcgcacacaaaaaaagaagaatattccCCTGCTTTAAATGCTCAAAAATCGGGACTTCCGTGCGGACAAATgctttatatacatatgcctACAGAATATCTGTAGCAAACGCTCACCTGGTTGCGGATCCGACAACAACGCTTGAATAGACAAAAGTGCAGTTCTAATCGTCAGCGCGGGActccattcattttttaaaacgtcCAAGCAGATTGCCCCCGTTTGGCTTGAAATGTTGGGGTGCCATATTTTGGTATTGAATTTTATCTAcagggaagggaagagaatGCAACTGCAAATGTAGGAAGGCACAAATAGAAGAGGTTCATATACACACGATCCTGCACAGATGAACTTGTCCAATAGCTCTCTACTTCACTTGATTTTTGATAACACTACGGGGGGTGTGCTCACCTTGGGTGGATTATACGGGTAATCATTAGGTATAGTTATGTCTAAGATAAAATGCCCATCTTCATAGGGCGTCCCCGATGGGCCCTTGATAAAACCAACCCACTCTGAAATATTGGAGTCCTTCACGTGGGCATCTATTTCTtgcacattttcattttcaatgTCTTTTAGCTCCTAATAAGGTTTACGTATGGGGAAGGAATGGGAGAAAGTCCTCATgtatgattattttttttttgatcttTTTTTGTACCTTCCTAAGGTACAAGAATGTTGGTGTCATTTTGTAGAAGGGATCCCAGACACGTATACTCTCCCGAGGGTGTACTCAAATAATAACTCACAGGTGGGTCTCCATGCAGGAAAACGAATGGGGTGAATTTCCGCACAGTCCCCAAGAACCCCACTTGTGCTCATAGTTGCACTCTCCCAATTTATCAATTACCTTCTGCAGACGGAGTAACTCCTTTGAACTTCTCGTTGtggaattcattttgtttctcttGATCTATTTGAATGTATGTCTGTGAGTATATATGcccaaaataaaaacacgAGAACAAAGTACGTGTTgg
Proteins encoded:
- a CDS encoding ubiquitin-conjugating enzyme E2, putative, whose protein sequence is MNSTTRSSKELLRLQKELKDIENENVQEIDAHVKDSNISEWVGFIKGPSGTPYEDGHFILDITIPNDYPYNPPKIKFNTKIWHPNISSQTGAICLDVLKNEWSPALTIRTALLSIQALLSDPQPDDPQDAEVAKMYKENYSLFLKTASVWTKTFATGPKLEPREVIIKKITEMGFTEDQAKNALINADWNETLALNTLLENS